A region of Paenibacillus sp. JNUCC-31 DNA encodes the following proteins:
- the bglX gene encoding beta-glucosidase BglX: MNNEQLLDLVKQMTLEEKTAQLLQLTANFYEGTNVEGQITGPMEEMGITEQSVDASGSILGLSGAQAIIDVQQAYMKKSRLGIPLLFMADVVHGFKTIFPIPLAIGCSWDTELAEKSAEIAARESAVSGLHVTFAPMVDLVRDPRWGRVMETTGEDPYLNSLFSAAFVRGYQGDRLKDEPDRLAACVKHFAAYGAAEGGRDYNTVDMSERNLREYYLPAYKAALDAGVEMVMASFNTVDGIPASGNEKLMRDILRDEWGFDGVLISDWASIREMIAHGAAEDDREAAYRAIRAGVDIEMMTPCYVHHLPELIKNGEVEETLIDEAVLRILQLKEKLGLFDNPLRAADPEREREIVFSKEHRQVSYELATKSAVLLKNDNDVLPLKPEANVALIGPFAQSEDILGWWSCEGVKEDAVKLGTALKERLTAGKVHMAQGSNVHNITAEQIAEALEVASKADLIVLALGEDSEMSGEGGSRTDIRLPAAQLELVKQLKAAGKPMASVIFNGRPLDLHGVFEESDAVLEAWFPGSEGGAAIADVLIGVVNPSARLTMSFPQSVGQIPVYYNHFNTGRPLNPQKTEERYVSKYIDSPNDPLLPFGYGLSYTSFEYGDLKVSSHEMTADQPLTIQVDVTNTGERAGVETVQLYVRDVSGEVVRPMRELKGYVKLALAPGESGTATFTLNEEQLRYHHSDLSHRSDKGTFHLFVGPNSRDTLESTFKLV; encoded by the coding sequence ATGAATAACGAGCAGTTGCTAGATTTGGTGAAACAGATGACTTTGGAGGAAAAAACAGCTCAGCTTCTCCAATTAACTGCCAATTTTTATGAAGGAACGAATGTCGAAGGTCAGATTACAGGGCCGATGGAAGAGATGGGAATCACGGAGCAGTCCGTGGATGCCAGTGGCTCCATTCTGGGTTTGTCCGGTGCACAGGCCATCATTGATGTGCAACAAGCCTATATGAAGAAAAGCCGTCTTGGCATTCCGCTTTTGTTCATGGCTGACGTCGTGCATGGTTTTAAAACGATTTTCCCGATCCCGCTGGCGATTGGTTGTTCATGGGATACCGAGCTGGCTGAGAAAAGCGCTGAGATAGCAGCACGCGAATCTGCAGTATCTGGTCTTCATGTCACTTTTGCACCGATGGTCGATCTCGTTCGTGATCCGCGCTGGGGCCGGGTAATGGAGACAACAGGCGAAGATCCGTATTTGAACAGTCTGTTCTCTGCGGCATTTGTACGTGGATATCAGGGTGACCGTTTGAAGGATGAGCCGGATCGTCTTGCAGCTTGTGTCAAACACTTTGCAGCCTATGGGGCAGCAGAAGGTGGTCGTGACTACAACACGGTCGACATGTCTGAGCGTAATTTGCGTGAGTACTATTTACCGGCTTACAAGGCAGCACTGGATGCAGGTGTCGAAATGGTCATGGCTTCTTTCAATACGGTAGATGGTATTCCGGCGAGCGGAAATGAGAAACTGATGCGTGACATTTTGCGTGACGAGTGGGGCTTTGATGGTGTATTGATCTCGGATTGGGCTTCCATTCGCGAGATGATTGCTCATGGTGCAGCTGAAGATGACCGCGAAGCGGCATATCGCGCCATTCGTGCAGGCGTGGACATCGAGATGATGACACCTTGTTATGTTCATCATTTGCCGGAGTTGATCAAGAACGGAGAAGTGGAAGAAACGCTCATTGATGAAGCTGTACTGCGTATTCTGCAGCTGAAAGAAAAGCTGGGGTTGTTCGACAATCCACTTCGTGCAGCTGATCCGGAGCGTGAGCGCGAGATTGTGTTCTCAAAAGAACATCGTCAGGTATCGTATGAGCTTGCAACTAAATCCGCTGTATTGTTGAAAAACGATAATGACGTTCTTCCGCTGAAGCCAGAAGCCAATGTAGCGTTAATTGGACCTTTTGCCCAAAGTGAAGACATTCTCGGATGGTGGTCTTGTGAAGGTGTCAAAGAGGATGCCGTTAAGCTCGGAACGGCTTTGAAGGAACGTCTAACTGCCGGGAAGGTTCATATGGCTCAAGGCAGCAACGTTCACAACATCACGGCTGAACAGATTGCTGAAGCGCTTGAAGTAGCAAGCAAAGCTGATCTGATTGTACTTGCCCTTGGTGAAGATTCCGAAATGAGTGGTGAAGGTGGCTCGCGTACGGATATTCGTTTGCCGGCAGCCCAACTGGAATTGGTTAAACAGCTCAAAGCAGCGGGTAAACCCATGGCCAGCGTGATTTTCAACGGTCGCCCTCTGGACTTGCATGGTGTATTTGAAGAATCCGATGCTGTACTTGAAGCATGGTTCCCTGGCAGTGAAGGTGGAGCAGCTATCGCGGATGTGCTCATAGGTGTCGTGAATCCATCTGCGCGTCTGACGATGTCCTTCCCACAATCTGTAGGTCAGATACCGGTATATTACAATCATTTCAATACAGGACGTCCGCTGAATCCGCAAAAGACCGAAGAGCGTTATGTATCCAAATACATTGATAGTCCGAATGATCCGCTGCTTCCGTTTGGCTACGGCTTGTCATACACCTCGTTTGAGTACGGTGATCTGAAAGTTTCGAGCCATGAAATGACTGCTGACCAGCCTTTGACGATCCAGGTGGATGTAACCAATACAGGTGAGCGTGCAGGCGTGGAAACGGTTCAGTTGTACGTTCGTGATGTATCCGGTGAAGTTGTGCGTCCGATGCGTGAGCTGAAAGGGTACGTGAAGCTGGCACTCGCGCCGGGTGAAAGTGGTACGGCTACATTTACGTTAAACGAAGAGCAGCTTCGTTATCATCATTCTGATTTGAGTCACCGCAGTGACAAGGGAACATTCCACCTTTTCGTAGGGCCGAATAGCCGCGATACATTGGAAAGTACCTTCAAGCTGGTGTAA